One genomic window of Nitrospiraceae bacterium includes the following:
- a CDS encoding efflux RND transporter permease subunit: MNQIVLIALRRPYTFVVFALLIVVFGTLSVLHMPTDVFPNITIPITSVVWDYAGLLPQAVEGRITYLFERALTATVEGIKYIHSHSYFGFAITNIYLQDGVDVGRAEADITAIAQRVVRWLPPDISPPMIMRLAPSAIPVAMLEISSDSLTPAELYNLAFMRIRPLLVTVNGAILPHPYGGQDMQVMINLDQQKLLARHLTPADIHDVLLQQYRVLPTGDIKIKPTDWIVQTNASPLQIEEFANIPVKREGNAFVYMRDVATVRLMGRVQQNSVLVKGKQTVIIVVMKSTEASTLDVVEGIKKMMPRVQEVIPDGVKIRLLDDASTFVKDSISDVVHEMVTAGALVGLIVLVLLGSWRPTIIVATTIPLSILTALIGLHWLNETINIMTLGGLALAVGILVDNATVMIENIDTHLAMGKPLEQAIIDASQQLVLPTFVTTLCIAVVWFPLFELGGVGGYLFKPMAEAVMIAMLASFVLSFTLLPTMAKYILRVHHALQGDEHDTRPAKEPSGIFRRFQRGFDRFRDRYNALLERVIAHRSAFVMISLAIAVGSLSLFFFLGRDYFPEIRSGVIQMHMRAPLGTRIEASGRIATLASESIEELLPGQVENIVSNCGLPVGPHNLAFIPTPTVGSQDCDLTILLKNEKSPVWEFRRILRKGLTERYPGTEFTFQPSDLTAKILNFGAPAPIDVQVNGPNMYPNYEFARKLAAKFSEIPGTADVVIQQTMSTPTLTVKGNRTFGLGVDRTLKDMAENLLMTTAGSQQVDQMFWLDPSTGMSYLINVYTPQAQVNSINSLKTIPVNSSSNSSNDHDVQLLGNLAHLSVEGTPGMITHGNIMPLFDIYVSAEGRDLGGVLADVEKVANSMKQEMPKSAALEIHGQAALMYEAYTELIFGLLAAILLVYLLIVINFQSWLDPFIIITALPGALAGIAWSLFATQTNLSTPALTGAIMTMGTGTANSILVVSYARERLEEHGNALRAAIEAGKARFRPVLMTASAMIIGMVPMATGYSQNAPLGRAVIGGLFVATVFTLFFVPCVYAIIYSRRVAPQKGGAS, translated from the coding sequence ATGAACCAGATTGTCCTCATTGCCTTGCGCAGGCCTTACACCTTCGTGGTCTTTGCCCTCCTCATCGTGGTCTTCGGGACCTTGTCGGTGCTCCATATGCCGACCGATGTCTTCCCGAATATCACGATTCCTATCACCTCCGTGGTCTGGGATTACGCCGGCCTGCTGCCGCAGGCTGTGGAAGGGCGCATTACGTATTTGTTCGAGCGCGCCCTGACCGCGACAGTGGAAGGCATCAAGTACATCCATAGTCACTCGTACTTCGGCTTCGCTATCACCAATATTTATCTGCAGGACGGGGTGGACGTGGGTAGGGCCGAAGCCGATATTACAGCCATCGCGCAGAGGGTTGTCAGGTGGCTGCCGCCGGATATTTCCCCACCCATGATCATGCGTCTCGCGCCATCCGCTATCCCGGTGGCCATGCTCGAAATCAGCTCCGACAGCCTGACACCCGCGGAGCTCTATAACCTCGCCTTCATGCGGATCAGGCCCCTCCTTGTGACGGTCAACGGGGCGATCCTGCCGCACCCCTATGGCGGTCAGGACATGCAGGTCATGATCAACCTCGATCAGCAGAAATTACTGGCCCGCCATCTCACGCCGGCCGATATCCACGATGTGCTCCTGCAGCAATACCGCGTGCTCCCGACCGGCGACATCAAGATCAAGCCGACCGACTGGATCGTCCAGACGAATGCCTCGCCGCTGCAGATCGAGGAGTTTGCCAATATTCCCGTCAAGCGGGAAGGCAACGCGTTCGTCTATATGCGCGACGTTGCTACTGTGCGCCTCATGGGCCGGGTGCAACAGAATTCGGTGCTGGTGAAGGGCAAGCAGACCGTCATCATCGTCGTGATGAAGAGCACCGAGGCCTCGACCCTGGATGTGGTCGAAGGGATCAAGAAGATGATGCCCCGCGTCCAGGAAGTCATCCCGGATGGCGTGAAGATCAGGCTCCTCGACGATGCCTCGACCTTCGTCAAGGATTCGATCTCAGACGTCGTCCATGAAATGGTGACTGCCGGTGCGCTGGTCGGCCTCATCGTGCTGGTGCTGCTCGGCTCCTGGCGACCGACGATCATCGTCGCCACCACGATTCCGCTCTCGATCCTGACCGCACTTATCGGCCTACATTGGCTCAACGAAACAATCAATATCATGACCCTGGGCGGGTTAGCGCTGGCCGTCGGCATTCTAGTCGACAACGCGACTGTGATGATCGAGAACATCGATACCCACCTCGCCATGGGGAAACCACTGGAGCAGGCGATTATTGACGCCTCACAGCAGCTTGTTCTCCCGACGTTTGTCACCACCCTGTGCATCGCGGTCGTTTGGTTCCCGCTCTTCGAACTCGGGGGCGTCGGGGGCTACCTCTTCAAGCCCATGGCAGAGGCAGTCATGATTGCGATGCTCGCGTCCTTTGTCCTGTCGTTCACGCTCCTGCCAACCATGGCAAAGTACATACTCCGGGTTCACCACGCGTTGCAGGGGGACGAGCATGACACACGGCCGGCGAAGGAGCCGTCTGGCATCTTCAGGCGCTTCCAACGCGGGTTCGACCGGTTCCGTGATCGCTACAATGCGCTGCTCGAACGAGTGATCGCCCATCGCAGCGCCTTCGTCATGATCTCGCTGGCGATCGCGGTGGGTTCCCTGTCCCTCTTTTTCTTCCTCGGCCGTGATTATTTCCCCGAGATCCGGTCGGGCGTGATTCAGATGCATATGCGGGCGCCGCTCGGAACTCGTATCGAGGCATCCGGACGTATCGCCACGCTGGCCTCCGAGTCCATCGAGGAACTGCTGCCCGGTCAGGTCGAAAATATCGTCAGTAATTGCGGCCTGCCTGTCGGTCCGCACAACCTCGCCTTCATTCCGACGCCGACGGTCGGTTCCCAGGATTGCGATCTGACGATCCTCTTAAAGAATGAAAAGTCGCCGGTGTGGGAGTTTCGGCGCATTCTCCGCAAAGGCTTGACGGAGCGCTACCCGGGCACCGAATTCACGTTCCAGCCCTCCGACCTTACGGCCAAAATTCTCAACTTCGGCGCCCCGGCGCCGATCGACGTGCAGGTCAACGGTCCGAACATGTATCCCAACTACGAGTTCGCCCGCAAATTGGCGGCCAAGTTTAGCGAGATCCCCGGCACCGCGGATGTGGTGATCCAGCAAACGATGAGCACCCCGACCCTTACGGTCAAAGGCAATCGCACGTTCGGACTCGGTGTGGACAGGACCCTGAAGGACATGGCCGAGAATCTGCTTATGACGACCGCCGGCAGCCAACAGGTCGACCAGATGTTTTGGCTCGATCCCAGTACCGGCATGTCGTACCTGATCAATGTCTATACGCCACAGGCGCAGGTCAATAGCATTAATAGTCTGAAGACCATCCCAGTCAACTCTTCGAGTAATTCTTCGAACGATCACGATGTGCAGCTGCTCGGTAATTTGGCTCACCTGTCCGTGGAAGGTACGCCGGGCATGATCACGCATGGGAACATCATGCCGCTGTTCGACATCTATGTCTCCGCCGAAGGGCGTGACCTGGGCGGGGTGCTGGCGGATGTCGAGAAGGTGGCCAACAGCATGAAGCAGGAGATGCCGAAGAGCGCGGCGCTCGAAATCCATGGCCAGGCCGCGCTGATGTATGAGGCCTATACCGAGCTGATCTTCGGTCTGCTCGCCGCGATCCTGCTGGTCTATCTGCTGATCGTCATCAACTTCCAATCCTGGCTCGACCCCTTCATCATCATTACGGCCTTGCCCGGCGCCCTGGCGGGCATTGCGTGGAGTCTGTTCGCGACCCAGACAAATCTTTCCACGCCGGCGCTGACGGGTGCCATCATGACCATGGGCACGGGGACTGCCAATTCGATCCTCGTCGTCTCCTACGCTCGCGAACGGCTCGAAGAGCACGGCAATGCATTACGGGCCGCGATCGAGGCCGGGAAAGCCCGGTTCCGTCCGGTGCTCATGACGGCCTCGGCCATGATCATCGGAATGGTTCCCATGGCGACGGGCTATTCCCAGAATGCGCCGCTGGGTCGCGCGGTCATCGGCGGCTTGTTCGTGGCCACAGTCTTCACGCTGTTTTTCGTGCCCTGTGTGTATGCGATTATCTACAGCAGACGAGTGGCTCCGCAAAAAGGAGGCGCCTCATGA
- the modA gene encoding molybdate ABC transporter substrate-binding protein, giving the protein MTAVGTIMLVALFVSMAGSPGDVTAQAPHPLNPKAAQEYASDTEKAARGDPEAAFRVGEAFESGRLGGLKDLKKALTFYRLAAQKGHQQAAARVAQIEVELGLTVGAPPSLRPAFSEILPMFEREYGAVVHIVYTPSKTLLRQIEKGAPIDVFLSAGVEEVEYLHKKGLTLNGRPRIFAQTSLVLVMSSDSRETMISLRDALANRTTRIALGDPETSYLGEVTARVLTKLSPTYKSRFNILYAPHSEDIMDLIRTGKADVGLIYRVNTVDSVYVRISDETLMETPVPIQFGQAVASTCRASLRSVADQFSDFLMTTHVQKLLTKYGFD; this is encoded by the coding sequence ATGACCGCCGTTGGGACCATCATGCTTGTGGCGCTTTTCGTTTCCATGGCCGGCAGCCCTGGTGATGTCACGGCACAGGCACCACACCCACTGAATCCTAAAGCCGCCCAGGAGTATGCCTCCGACACAGAAAAAGCTGCCCGCGGAGATCCCGAAGCTGCATTCCGAGTGGGTGAAGCGTTTGAATCGGGCCGTCTGGGCGGACTGAAGGATCTCAAGAAGGCCCTCACGTTTTACAGGCTCGCGGCGCAGAAGGGGCATCAGCAAGCAGCCGCGAGGGTGGCCCAAATTGAGGTTGAACTAGGCCTGACCGTTGGGGCACCTCCCAGCTTAAGACCGGCGTTCAGTGAAATCCTGCCGATGTTCGAGCGCGAATACGGTGCGGTGGTCCACATCGTGTACACGCCGTCGAAAACGCTTCTTCGACAAATAGAAAAAGGAGCGCCGATCGATGTCTTTTTGTCGGCGGGAGTGGAAGAAGTCGAGTACCTGCACAAGAAGGGACTGACACTGAACGGCCGCCCTCGGATTTTTGCGCAGACATCCCTCGTCCTCGTGATGTCGTCGGACTCCCGAGAGACAATGATTTCCCTTCGCGATGCGCTGGCGAATCGAACTACACGCATCGCCCTCGGGGATCCTGAGACGTCCTACTTGGGAGAGGTCACGGCGCGGGTGCTGACAAAACTCTCTCCCACGTATAAAAGCCGTTTCAACATTCTCTATGCGCCACATAGCGAGGACATTATGGATCTCATTCGCACAGGCAAGGCCGATGTGGGTTTGATCTATCGCGTAAACACGGTCGACAGCGTGTATGTGCGCATCAGTGATGAAACCCTAATGGAAACCCCTGTGCCGATTCAGTTCGGACAAGCAGTTGCCTCGACCTGTCGAGCCTCATTACGCTCTGTCGCAGACCAGTTTTCCGATTTCCTGATGACGACTCACGTTCAAAAACTCTTAACCAAATACGGATTTGACTGA
- a CDS encoding efflux RND transporter periplasmic adaptor subunit: MMTTLRGTRTLLFAVLLFCGFYFGYRAYESRTEASAVHDEPLDAAIPTVAVVSPKPLSATETITLPGTIVGWYEAPIYARVTGYVKMWYKDYGDQVKKGDVLAEISTPDLDAEYRQAHADLESERAKYRLAEVTAERWIALRRLHAVSEQSITVQEQNMYAQAALVKAAEQKVKNIEAFIGFKKIVAPFDGVVIQRNINVGNLVTKEGNISTPNAISNLFTVAVVDKLRLFVNVPAAFGPFLQPGLTADVTVPQLPDRNFTFKLLTIARGFDVSTRTAVTVFTISNEDRALWPGSYAQVRLTAPIERQVYTIPSTALVFQEHGTQVAVVTEEQRVHLKPITVTKPLDNAVEVAERFSPTDRIINNPSAALLEGRKVRVVTPAPGYDLVTTETPASKE, from the coding sequence ATGATGACGACACTCCGTGGAACACGCACGCTCCTTTTTGCGGTCCTGCTTTTTTGTGGGTTCTATTTCGGCTATCGGGCCTATGAAAGCAGAACGGAGGCCTCAGCGGTACACGACGAGCCGCTCGATGCGGCCATCCCGACCGTGGCCGTTGTCTCTCCGAAGCCGCTTTCGGCGACCGAGACCATTACGCTTCCCGGCACTATTGTGGGGTGGTACGAGGCGCCGATCTATGCACGTGTCACGGGTTATGTGAAGATGTGGTACAAAGACTACGGCGACCAGGTCAAGAAGGGTGACGTCCTCGCCGAAATTAGCACGCCGGATCTCGACGCCGAATATCGGCAGGCCCATGCGGATCTGGAATCGGAGCGCGCGAAGTATCGGCTCGCTGAGGTGACTGCGGAGCGGTGGATCGCACTCCGCCGTCTTCATGCGGTCTCCGAGCAGTCGATTACGGTACAGGAACAAAACATGTACGCCCAGGCCGCCCTGGTCAAGGCCGCGGAGCAAAAGGTCAAGAACATCGAGGCGTTCATTGGGTTCAAAAAGATCGTCGCTCCCTTTGACGGCGTGGTCATCCAGCGCAACATCAACGTCGGGAATTTGGTCACGAAGGAAGGCAATATCAGCACCCCCAATGCGATCTCCAACCTCTTTACGGTAGCTGTCGTCGATAAGTTACGCCTCTTTGTCAACGTGCCAGCAGCCTTCGGGCCCTTTCTCCAACCAGGTCTGACCGCCGACGTCACCGTCCCGCAATTGCCTGATCGCAATTTCACCTTCAAGTTACTGACCATCGCCCGCGGATTCGATGTAAGCACGCGCACCGCAGTCACCGTCTTCACGATCAGCAACGAGGACCGAGCGCTCTGGCCCGGTTCTTACGCCCAGGTCCGCCTTACGGCGCCGATCGAGAGACAAGTCTACACGATTCCGTCCACCGCGCTGGTGTTCCAAGAGCACGGCACACAAGTGGCCGTCGTGACAGAGGAACAGCGCGTGCACTTGAAGCCCATCACGGTGACCAAACCCCTGGATAACGCCGTCGAAGTGGCAGAGCGGTTTTCTCCGACCGACCGTATCATCAACAATCCCAGTGCTGCGTTGCTCGAAGGCAGGAAGGTGCGCGTCGTGACGCCTGCGCCCGGGTATGACCTCGTCACGACGGAAACGCCCGCCTCGAAGGAATAA
- a CDS encoding LuxR C-terminal-related transcriptional regulator, which translates to MSYGHSPGPLTRAPGQLLDLDAVAWTPILAALWRYCLSVATVGIGIFISTHLMAFSDRANLFIPLLAVIVSTCYGGLGSGLLATVLAGAGAAYLLLHPLNSMAIHDWDDLLRWIFFVGTSFVIVLLIWRQQTSQQLASRLTSAVSQFRAGTNGNVGKKAELSEVTRAGETVGKHQELASEKVGRNLAIGVNARIPSLPHETLSKREDQVFRLLITGKGLSAIATELELSVTTVSTYRVRILKKMNLTNNAELIGYAIKRGFLD; encoded by the coding sequence ATGTCATACGGACACTCGCCGGGACCTTTGACTCGCGCTCCAGGCCAACTTCTTGACCTCGATGCTGTTGCCTGGACTCCGATCCTGGCCGCCCTCTGGAGATATTGTCTCTCTGTCGCAACAGTTGGCATCGGGATTTTTATCTCGACCCACCTGATGGCCTTTAGTGATCGAGCAAACCTGTTCATTCCCCTGTTGGCCGTCATTGTGAGCACCTGCTATGGAGGTCTGGGATCCGGGTTGCTTGCCACCGTCCTTGCAGGCGCCGGAGCCGCCTATCTTCTGCTACATCCGCTCAACTCAATGGCGATTCACGATTGGGATGATCTGCTTCGATGGATTTTCTTTGTCGGGACCTCATTCGTCATCGTCCTGCTGATCTGGCGGCAACAGACGTCCCAACAGCTTGCCAGCCGGCTTACGAGTGCAGTGTCACAGTTCAGGGCAGGGACGAACGGCAATGTCGGCAAGAAAGCCGAGTTGTCCGAGGTCACTCGCGCAGGGGAAACCGTGGGGAAACATCAGGAGCTCGCCAGCGAGAAGGTAGGACGGAACCTGGCCATAGGCGTCAATGCCAGGATTCCCAGTCTGCCTCATGAGACCCTGTCCAAACGCGAGGATCAAGTCTTCCGTTTGCTCATCACAGGTAAGGGCCTGTCAGCTATTGCGACAGAATTGGAACTGAGCGTGACGACCGTGAGTACCTACCGAGTGCGCATCCTCAAAAAAATGAACCTCACGAACAACGCCGAGCTCATAGGCTACGCCATCAAGCGCGGTTTCCTTGACTAG